A single region of the Limisphaerales bacterium genome encodes:
- a CDS encoding DUF1552 domain-containing protein — protein MVSQANKAMQRRTFLKGAGVALLLPRLESLGQAEEAKSPRRLLTIVNHLSFYQPELIPQNDGGFGEAPPLLNELSDHFDHLKIFSGLDNPAVQNGFGHTPCVGILSGYFNKLHRKNRLSIDQAVADLIGGDTRFKSLAFQAGENLNFSQISWDKHGLPVKQIDSPHKIFNLLFQIDENEKTQQQVLAEDRSILDAVLAQARSMEKRLNATDRAKMDEYLTSVREVEQTVKRRAYWADRSKPQANYEIENFDRKSVDDYVGTLMDLAVLALQTDSTRAVTVQIPFWEGFKEPD, from the coding sequence ATGGTTTCACAAGCCAACAAAGCGATGCAGCGGCGCACGTTTCTGAAAGGAGCGGGCGTGGCGTTGTTGTTGCCGCGGCTGGAAAGCTTGGGTCAAGCGGAGGAGGCGAAGTCACCGCGGCGCTTGCTGACGATTGTTAATCACCTCAGCTTCTATCAGCCGGAACTGATTCCGCAGAACGATGGCGGGTTTGGGGAGGCGCCGCCTTTACTCAATGAGTTGTCCGATCACTTTGATCACCTGAAGATATTTAGCGGGTTGGACAACCCTGCCGTGCAGAACGGTTTCGGCCACACGCCTTGCGTGGGGATTCTCTCCGGGTACTTCAACAAGCTGCACCGCAAGAATCGGCTATCCATTGACCAGGCCGTCGCCGATTTGATTGGTGGAGACACGCGTTTCAAGTCGCTGGCTTTTCAGGCAGGTGAGAACCTAAACTTTTCCCAAATCTCATGGGACAAGCACGGCTTGCCCGTTAAACAGATCGATTCTCCCCACAAGATTTTTAACCTGCTCTTTCAGATCGACGAAAACGAGAAGACCCAACAGCAGGTACTCGCTGAAGACCGTAGCATTCTCGATGCGGTGCTCGCCCAAGCCAGGTCCATGGAGAAGCGTCTCAATGCCACTGACCGCGCGAAAATGGACGAGTATCTCACCTCAGTCCGCGAAGTGGAGCAGACCGTGAAACGTCGCGCCTACTGGGCCGATCGCTCCAAGCCGCAAGCGAATTACGAGATCGAGAACTTCGACCGCAAGTCGGTGGACGATTACGTCGGCACCTTGATGGATCTGGCCGTGCTGGCGCTTCAAACCGATTCGACGCGTGCGGTCACGGTGCAGATTCCGTTCTGGGAAGGCTTCAAGGAGCCGGACC
- a CDS encoding ThuA domain-containing protein, which translates to MKPRLLIPVFLLFSFLMAEAGPIRVLFLGHPAKHHNSNEYYPMLAKALGRDAIYFDYTVSVEEALGDAKYLGQFDVLLLYANHGTIQPHQWTNLKNFVENGGGFVPVHCASWCFGNEPGFDQLVGGRFKSHQGAVFSARISDGKHPAMKDVKAFEAWDETYFHTKHNPKNRTVLMVRDAMPGDPHTKPEPWTWVRTQGKGRVFYTASGHDARVWGHAGFHQLLKSGILWAAGETVQARYKKFLAERAPLKYVKRDHIPNYEKRPEPLPYQLPLSAADSMKYTQVPAGWELKLFASEPQIVNPIYMQWDARGRLWVAESIDYPNEIKEGRKGNDRIKILEDTNGDGKCDSVKIFADGLNIPTSFTFARGGIIVAHAPEFLFFKDTDGDDKADVREVLFTGFGAGDTHAGPSNLRYGFDNWIYGTVGYSAFNGQVGGEQHRFGMGVFRFRADGSAIEFLHQFNNNTWGVGFNESGDVFGSTANNNPTFFGGLPATVYGGQRGKSAQMIADTPRFYPITPNIRQVDAFNAYTAGCGHAFATSAGFPNAWRDRRAFICGPTGNLLGMYDIRPKDSGYEAINAFSFMASADEWFSPVVAEVGPDGNLWVADWYNFIIQHNPTPNKGRAGYDAKNGQGNAHINPNRDRQHGRIYRVIHRGHAPKQPTLKATTDLISALGHDNLFWRLTAQRLLVEQQRTDAVPALQAKLKTGGHAALHSLWALEGLGKLDRETHRTALIATDPALRRNALRALGTDQSSAELLYDSATLADKDLHVRRTAFTALASLPKNDTHRKTASLLMQQPVNAKDEWLRAALAATGAAELNVIGYKPSANMLPNASFEKMGDNKLPSDWATRTYSARRPDLKHAVETRKEYVRTGKHSLRISAETRHDSSLFARVSLKGGRNYILSGWVRTENLQGTGNGALLGVHELQHAAKTKGVRQTADQWTEVKVEFKSEQDREVTVNCLFGGWGQSTGTAWWDDVSLVEITPIYKEKSKDPVKGTALAGKKIFDTHLVAGCIRCHKVGDKGGIIGPALDGIASRKDADYIQRALVNPTAELAEGFDKLGASPMPPMNIILNDQELADVMAYLLTLKDKKK; encoded by the coding sequence ATGAAACCTCGACTACTCATTCCTGTTTTTCTTTTGTTCAGCTTCCTGATGGCGGAGGCGGGGCCGATTCGGGTGCTGTTCCTCGGGCATCCGGCGAAGCATCACAACTCCAACGAGTACTACCCCATGCTGGCCAAGGCGCTGGGGCGCGATGCGATTTATTTTGATTACACGGTGAGCGTGGAGGAGGCGCTGGGCGATGCGAAGTATCTCGGCCAGTTTGATGTGCTGCTGTTGTACGCGAATCACGGCACGATCCAGCCGCATCAGTGGACGAACCTGAAAAATTTCGTGGAGAACGGCGGCGGGTTTGTGCCGGTGCATTGCGCGAGCTGGTGTTTCGGCAATGAACCGGGCTTCGATCAGCTGGTGGGCGGCCGGTTCAAGAGCCATCAAGGGGCGGTATTCAGCGCGCGCATTTCAGACGGCAAACATCCGGCGATGAAAGACGTGAAGGCGTTTGAGGCGTGGGACGAAACGTATTTTCACACGAAACACAACCCGAAGAATCGCACGGTGCTGATGGTGCGCGACGCGATGCCGGGCGATCCGCACACCAAGCCGGAACCATGGACGTGGGTGCGCACGCAGGGCAAGGGCCGCGTGTTTTATACCGCCTCGGGCCACGATGCCCGGGTGTGGGGCCACGCCGGGTTTCATCAACTGCTCAAGAGCGGCATCCTCTGGGCGGCGGGCGAAACAGTGCAGGCGCGGTACAAAAAGTTTTTGGCCGAACGCGCTCCGTTGAAATATGTGAAACGCGACCACATTCCGAATTACGAAAAGCGCCCCGAACCGCTTCCATATCAGCTGCCGCTTTCCGCTGCCGACAGCATGAAGTACACACAGGTACCCGCGGGCTGGGAGTTGAAACTTTTCGCCTCCGAACCGCAGATTGTGAATCCCATATATATGCAATGGGACGCACGCGGGCGGCTGTGGGTCGCCGAAAGCATCGATTACCCGAATGAAATCAAGGAAGGCCGCAAGGGCAATGACCGCATCAAGATTCTGGAGGACACCAACGGCGACGGCAAATGTGATTCGGTTAAAATCTTTGCTGACGGTCTGAACATTCCCACGTCATTCACCTTCGCCCGCGGTGGCATCATCGTGGCACACGCGCCGGAGTTTTTATTTTTCAAGGACACCGACGGCGACGACAAAGCAGACGTGCGCGAGGTGCTCTTCACCGGCTTTGGCGCGGGCGACACGCACGCCGGCCCGAGCAACCTGCGGTACGGGTTCGACAACTGGATCTACGGCACGGTCGGGTACTCCGCCTTCAACGGCCAGGTGGGCGGCGAGCAACATCGCTTCGGCATGGGCGTATTTCGCTTCCGCGCCGACGGCTCGGCGATCGAGTTTCTGCATCAGTTCAATAACAACACTTGGGGCGTGGGCTTCAATGAATCTGGCGATGTGTTCGGCTCCACGGCCAATAATAATCCCACTTTCTTCGGCGGTCTGCCCGCCACCGTGTACGGCGGCCAACGCGGCAAGAGCGCCCAAATGATCGCCGATACGCCGCGGTTTTATCCCATCACGCCAAACATCCGGCAGGTCGATGCCTTCAACGCCTACACCGCCGGCTGCGGCCACGCCTTTGCCACCAGTGCGGGATTCCCCAATGCCTGGCGCGATCGGCGCGCGTTCATTTGTGGGCCCACCGGCAATCTCCTCGGCATGTACGACATCCGCCCCAAGGATTCCGGCTACGAGGCCATCAACGCCTTTAGCTTCATGGCCAGCGCCGATGAATGGTTCAGCCCAGTCGTCGCCGAAGTGGGCCCCGACGGTAATCTCTGGGTGGCCGACTGGTACAATTTTATTATTCAACACAACCCGACCCCGAACAAAGGCCGCGCCGGGTATGATGCGAAAAACGGCCAGGGAAACGCCCACATCAATCCCAACCGCGACCGTCAACACGGCCGCATCTACCGCGTGATCCATCGCGGTCACGCCCCCAAACAGCCAACGCTCAAGGCAACTACCGACCTTATCAGCGCGCTCGGTCACGACAATCTGTTCTGGCGCCTCACCGCCCAGCGGTTGCTCGTAGAGCAACAACGCACGGACGCCGTGCCTGCCCTACAGGCAAAACTCAAGACCGGCGGCCATGCCGCCCTCCACTCGCTCTGGGCGCTCGAAGGCCTCGGCAAACTCGATCGCGAGACCCATCGCACCGCGCTGATCGCAACCGATCCCGCTTTGCGCCGCAATGCCCTGCGAGCGCTCGGCACCGATCAATCGTCCGCTGAATTGCTCTACGACAGCGCCACCCTCGCCGACAAGGATCTGCACGTGCGCCGCACCGCGTTCACCGCATTGGCGTCGTTGCCCAAGAACGACACGCATCGCAAGACCGCTTCGTTGCTCATGCAACAGCCCGTCAATGCCAAGGACGAATGGTTGCGCGCGGCTCTCGCCGCCACCGGCGCCGCGGAGTTGAATGTGATCGGGTACAAGCCCAGCGCCAACATGCTGCCCAATGCCTCGTTTGAAAAAATGGGCGACAACAAACTGCCGAGCGACTGGGCGACACGCACCTACAGCGCGCGCCGTCCGGACCTCAAGCACGCGGTTGAGACCCGCAAGGAATACGTGCGCACTGGCAAGCATTCCCTGCGCATCAGTGCCGAGACACGGCACGACTCCAGCCTGTTTGCCCGCGTAAGCCTCAAGGGCGGCCGCAACTATATCCTCAGCGGCTGGGTGCGCACCGAGAATTTGCAAGGCACCGGCAACGGCGCGCTTCTGGGAGTACACGAACTGCAACACGCCGCCAAGACCAAGGGCGTCCGCCAGACCGCCGATCAATGGACCGAAGTGAAAGTGGAATTTAAAAGCGAGCAAGACCGCGAGGTGACTGTGAACTGCCTCTTCGGCGGCTGGGGCCAAAGCACCGGCACCGCGTGGTGGGACGATGTTTCGCTCGTCGAGATCACGCCCATCTACAAGGAGAAAAGTAAGGATCCCGTCAAGGGCACGGCGTTGGCCGGCAAGAAAATATTCGACACCCATCTTGTCGCCGGCTGCATCCGCTGCCATAAGGTTGGTGACAAGGGCGGCATCATCGGCCCCGCGCTCGACGGCATTGCCAGCCGCAAGGACGCGGACTACATCCAACGCGCCCTCGTCAACCCCACTGCTGAATTGGCCGAAGGCTTCGACAAACTCGGTGCCAGCCCCATGCCCCCCATGAACATCATCCTCAACGACCAGGAACTCGCCGACGTGATGGCGTATCTGCTGACGTTAAAGGACAAGAAAAAGTAA
- a CDS encoding proline racemase family protein, with product MSDIVQRIKVIDSHTAGEPTRVVVEGLPEFAGTPTDWRDFLRAQHDDLRTAVACEPRGHEAMVGAYLLEPTQPDCVAGVVFFNNVGYLHGCLHGTIGVTVTLAHLGRLSDGDNKIETPTGIVTVRPPEDGWVTVQNVRSWRHAAAVPVDVPGWGTVQGDVAWGGNWFYLIEAGDTIEVDFNNLDQLTDFTCAVREALEANGITGADDGEIDHIEVFGPSANAAADSKNFVLCPGREYDRSPCGTGTSAKLACLHAAGKLQPGQLWRQAGILDTVFEGTVQEAPEGGVLPTVKGRAFVTAENELIVHPNDPFAAGILR from the coding sequence ATGAGCGACATCGTTCAACGCATCAAGGTCATCGATTCCCATACCGCCGGGGAGCCGACGCGGGTGGTGGTGGAGGGGTTGCCGGAATTTGCCGGCACGCCGACTGATTGGCGCGATTTTCTGCGCGCCCAGCATGATGATCTGCGCACGGCGGTGGCCTGCGAACCGCGCGGGCACGAGGCGATGGTGGGCGCGTATTTATTGGAGCCCACACAACCGGATTGCGTGGCGGGCGTGGTGTTCTTCAACAACGTCGGCTACTTGCACGGCTGTTTGCATGGCACCATTGGGGTGACGGTCACGCTCGCGCATCTCGGGCGCTTGAGCGACGGGGACAACAAAATCGAAACACCGACGGGCATCGTGACCGTGCGTCCGCCCGAGGATGGTTGGGTGACGGTGCAAAATGTGCGCAGTTGGCGCCACGCCGCCGCGGTGCCGGTGGACGTACCCGGCTGGGGCACCGTGCAAGGGGATGTGGCCTGGGGTGGTAATTGGTTTTACCTGATCGAAGCCGGGGACACCATTGAGGTGGATTTCAATAATCTCGATCAACTCACCGACTTCACCTGCGCTGTGCGCGAGGCGCTGGAGGCTAATGGCATCACCGGCGCAGATGATGGCGAGATAGATCATATCGAGGTGTTCGGGCCGTCGGCGAATGCGGCGGCGGACAGCAAAAATTTTGTGCTGTGTCCCGGGCGCGAATACGACCGCTCGCCCTGCGGCACGGGCACCAGCGCCAAACTCGCTTGTCTGCACGCCGCCGGAAAACTGCAGCCCGGCCAACTCTGGAGGCAGGCGGGCATCCTCGACACTGTGTTCGAAGGCACCGTGCAGGAAGCGCCCGAAGGCGGCGTCCTTCCCACGGTCAAAGGCCGCGCCTTCGTCACTGCCGAAAACGAAT